The following is a genomic window from Leptospira selangorensis.
TTAAAAAACTTTAAATGTCTATCCCAGATTTTTTAGAATTCGGATCCAAATTAACCAATTTAGAGAAAACTAGGAATTTTAACGTATTTGGGGATTATTCTCTGGATCCATTCCGTAACCTAGTGGATTCACATGGTTGGAGAACTAGGAAAAAAGAAAGAATCAGGATCTCGGTAGTAGGTACAAACGGAAAAGGTTCCGTCTCTCACTTTTTAGCGGGAAGTTTTTCAAATCTTGGATATAAAACAGGTTTATATACTTCCCCCCACCTATTCGATCCAAAAGAAAGGATCCGTCTTAGTCCAAATTTCAATCCGGTAAACGAAGAAGATCTAAAAGAGATCTCTAATATACTATTTACACAAGGTACTGCTGAGGAACTTTCCTTTTTATCTTGGTTCGAATGGTTTACTCTCGGAGCTTTCGTTTTATTCGAAAAAAGGGATATTGCAGTCCAAGTATACGAAGCAGGCTTAGGAGGAAGATTAGACGCCACTAAGCTGGCGGATCCGGATATACTCGTAATTTGCGCTATCGGAGAAGACCATAAAGCAGTTTTAGGAAATACAAAAGAAGCGATCCTAAGAGAGAAACTTGGGATCGTAACTGAAAGAACTAAGATCGTATTTGCATTAGAACCGGAGCCTTCTCTCTTAAAGATACTGAAAGAGTTTTGTTCCGAAAAAAACTTGGAATTATATCTTTATCCTTCTTTGCCTGAAGGAAGATCCTATCTGGATCATAACCGAGAATATGTAAAGTTTATCGTACATAGATTAGAAGAGATCATTTCCAAAAACAAAATCGGGATCGAAAAAACAGAAAACGTAGTTACCGAACCACTTCCTCTTCCGCCCGGTAGATTGGAGATCATATCCGATTCTCCATTTATTGTATTCGATCCTGCCCATAACCCAGATGCAATCAGAGTCACTCTTGCTTCTTTATCTTCCGCATTCCCAGGCAAAAAATTCTCCGTCTTAGCTGGATTTTTGCCAGACAAAGAAGGAGAATCCATGGCTGAAAAACTTTTGGATTATACAAAAACCCAAAAGTCAAATTTGTACTTTTTAGATTCTAAAGAATTCAAACTTCCAGAAGGATATGGATCTTACTCTATCCCGCCTGAAAAACTTTCAGGAATCCTAAAAACTTCCGAACAAGATGAAGCTATCTTAGTACTCGGAAGTTTTAGATTATACTCTTATATCAAAGCTTAAATATTTTGGCCGATACGCCAAAGAACTCCGGAAGGATCGCTTAGAATAAAATCGATCATCTTCCAAGGTTGTTCTTCCGGGTCCGTTAATTTTACCTGGAACTTCTCTTCTATATTTTTACTTTTTAAAATTTTATGCCAAGCATATACGTCTTCTACCAAAAGATGCATCATCAAATTTTCAGCCATCTCTTGATTATAAAAATTTTGGAGAAGAAAACTACAATGATCCACGCAGAAGTAAGCGACCCCGCCACCTTCGGATCTTTTAGTGAATCCGATCTCCTCGTAGAAACTTTTAGAAATTTCGAAATTTTTTGCGGGTAGAAATACCTTAATTTCCACCGTCTTTAAAGAAGTTTGATCCATTGATTACCTGCGTAATATATCAAAATCTCATATTAAATTTTGCGTAAGATTCCGTTTCATACTGACCTTCTATACCTCTTACGAATGTAGGCATGGTTTTGACAGGAGCCACTCCTACTTCTAAGGTTTCGGAATCTAGTCCAAGAGCGTAGAACGTCGCGGATAAGAGAAGCATTGTCCCTATACCATACAACATGAGGCCACCTTGGATCCCTTGGTGTTTTCCGAATCTTCCGGAGATAGATCTGAAATAGTCCGACTTATTTCTAGCATCGTTATATATACTTTCCTGATAAAAATAGGAAAGTGCAAATGTTTGGAGATTCGGAGAAGATTGCTGCAATTCCTGAAGAGTCACAATATTCGTGATCTGGACCATTGGCCTTGCATTTTCCAAAGCTTGGTCTGCTCTTAAATTGAAATAATAATATCCTGCATAAAAGAACAAACTTCCATAGAGTGAATAGATCGCAAAATCATCATAAGTATGATCTAAGAATAAATACTTTTTATTTCTATAATAAGAAACGGACTCACCTTCTTTCAGCTTGGCCTTAATTTCGGAAACTTCTCCTTTTTTGATCTCCACTCCTTTGAACTGATCCACATGATCGGCTAAAACGAATCTTAATCTGTTCCAACCTATTTTGACCGGAACTTTTGCGAGCGGAGTAACTCCTAAGTATTCCGAACCCAAATATACTTTAGCACCTTGAGGGTCGGAATCAGCGGAGAGGAAGCCTTCTTTTTTATCTTTTTCTAATACGATATCCAGATCCTTAGCGGATTCTCTCAGATCTACCTGGCCCACCCAATCGGAATATCCGTTTTTAGTGATACGAATATCATGGATACCAGAAAGAACATCATTTCTTTTTAAAGGGGTTTTACCTATATAATTCCCGTCCAAAAAAACAAGTGAATCATATTGATTTCCGGTTTTGATAGAAAGTGCTTTAGTATGTTTCCCTATAAGTGTTTTGCGGATCTCTTCTATAACCGGTCCTAATTCCTGATAGGACCGCCTAATACTTGTTTTGTGAAAGAATTCCTTTTTAGATCCGTCTTTAGAAGATCTCATCCGGATACTAATTCGGATTTCTTCTCCCTTCTTCTCAAATTCTCCGTAAGTAGAATAGAAACAGTCGTATTTTCGGGAGATAGGAATTAGAAAACCCTCATCAGGTGCGGTTTCTGATTCGTAAGGTTGTACTTTTAAAACTAAATATCTAGGATCTTTGGATACATTTAAAGAAAGTTCTCCCTTCTTTAATTTCTCGAGCCCGGCATAATCCCATTCTCCTTCTCTTAAATTAGAAGTAACACCGGAAGGGTTCGGACCAAAAGGATGTTGGATAGATTTTGGGATCAGTGATTCGTCATAGATCTGGACTAAAGATTTTAAACCTGAATACAGAACGGAAGCATAACCGGAAGAATAAAAATCCAAAGAGGTATCTCCGGATAAATTCCTAAGTGGAAATATACAAAGTTTTCTTTCCTTTTCGAATTGTATCTTCTCAGGAGAAGAATATTCAGGAAAACGATAATACTCATCTAGACCATTCCCGTATGTCGGAATTCCAACAAACAATGGAGACAAACAAATCAATAAAACATAAGCGGATAATTTTCGGAAGAATAACAGTTTCAAGAACGTTTTCCTCCTACTGTCATTACTAAACCTAAAATTCCCAATGTAGGAAACACTAAAGACCAAGGAGCATTCTGCGCATAATCTTTAGAAAATGCAATTTGTTCTCCTAAGCCGGGACCGAATACAGAACCGCCTGCGGAAATTCCTAAAAATCCGAATATGGCAAGAGTCATTACCACAGCAGGAAGTCCCGTGAATAAAAGTACTTTCAGTATTTGAAATGCCTGTGGAAGAAGATGTGCCCTAAAAACATAGGACTTACTAGCTCCAAAACAAGAAGCTGCCAATGCATATCCGCTTGTACTTACCTCGTCAATCTTAGCTCGAACTGTTTCATAAGCCTGGGCCCAATCCCCAAGCACGATTGCTAAAAACAAAGGGGCCGGCCCTGCTCCGAATACTTGAACCACAAGTAATGCTAAAAGTAAGGAAGGTAGAGAAACAAAAACGGAAGACAAAGGAGAGAATATATTCTTTTTAAAAAATGGGTTAGTGTAAGAAACTAAACCGATCAAAGAAGCCACTGCTAATGTAAGAACTCTTGCCGGAAATGCGAATAAAAAAGTTGCTAAACTCCCATAGGCAAACATAGAGAACACGTCTCTTCCCAATCTATCCTTACCGAATGGAAAATCAAAAGAAGGAGGAAGAAAGGATTCCTTTAAATTCAATTCAGTAGGAGCAGACTTAAATAATATTCCGAATATAACTAAAACTAGATATAGGGATATTGTTCCATAACGAAGCAGGTTTAGAGTTTTCAAGCAGCACCTGCCTCCCAACCTAAAAGACCGTCCCGAACTCTTTCGGAAACTCTGGTAAGAATATAAAATACGGTTCCGCTATAAAATAAAAGTGCGGAGAGTAACGCAGAATCCATAGTCCGGATCGCATGATACATGGATTTTCCGATCCCGGGAAAGAAAAAGATCTCTTCTACTACAATTGCACCCGAAAGCAAAGAACTCAGATCCAATAAGATCAGGATTAAAAGTACAGGTGAAACTTTAAGTAGGATATGTTTAAACAATATTCTATTTTCCGAATATCCTCTCGCCTTCAAAACGTTCGTATACGCGGATTTTTTTTCAGTCCCGGCCAATTGGTAGGCAAAAATAAAAAGTCTGGCAAATACCCTAGAACCCAGCGCAATTCCAGGTAAGATCACATAAGCTGTATTCCCAGGTTCGTAACCACCGGGAGGAAACCAGCCCAGTATCAGAAAAAAAAACACCAATAAAAAAACGGAAACTAC
Proteins encoded in this region:
- a CDS encoding bifunctional folylpolyglutamate synthase/dihydrofolate synthase — translated: MSIPDFLEFGSKLTNLEKTRNFNVFGDYSLDPFRNLVDSHGWRTRKKERIRISVVGTNGKGSVSHFLAGSFSNLGYKTGLYTSPHLFDPKERIRLSPNFNPVNEEDLKEISNILFTQGTAEELSFLSWFEWFTLGAFVLFEKRDIAVQVYEAGLGGRLDATKLADPDILVICAIGEDHKAVLGNTKEAILREKLGIVTERTKIVFALEPEPSLLKILKEFCSEKNLELYLYPSLPEGRSYLDHNREYVKFIVHRLEEIISKNKIGIEKTENVVTEPLPLPPGRLEIISDSPFIVFDPAHNPDAIRVTLASLSSAFPGKKFSVLAGFLPDKEGESMAEKLLDYTKTQKSNLYFLDSKEFKLPEGYGSYSIPPEKLSGILKTSEQDEAILVLGSFRLYSYIKA
- a CDS encoding VOC family protein; amino-acid sequence: MDQTSLKTVEIKVFLPAKNFEISKSFYEEIGFTKRSEGGGVAYFCVDHCSFLLQNFYNQEMAENLMMHLLVEDVYAWHKILKSKNIEEKFQVKLTDPEEQPWKMIDFILSDPSGVLWRIGQNI
- a CDS encoding PEGA domain-containing protein, with amino-acid sequence MKLLFFRKLSAYVLLICLSPLFVGIPTYGNGLDEYYRFPEYSSPEKIQFEKERKLCIFPLRNLSGDTSLDFYSSGYASVLYSGLKSLVQIYDESLIPKSIQHPFGPNPSGVTSNLREGEWDYAGLEKLKKGELSLNVSKDPRYLVLKVQPYESETAPDEGFLIPISRKYDCFYSTYGEFEKKGEEIRISIRMRSSKDGSKKEFFHKTSIRRSYQELGPVIEEIRKTLIGKHTKALSIKTGNQYDSLVFLDGNYIGKTPLKRNDVLSGIHDIRITKNGYSDWVGQVDLRESAKDLDIVLEKDKKEGFLSADSDPQGAKVYLGSEYLGVTPLAKVPVKIGWNRLRFVLADHVDQFKGVEIKKGEVSEIKAKLKEGESVSYYRNKKYLFLDHTYDDFAIYSLYGSLFFYAGYYYFNLRADQALENARPMVQITNIVTLQELQQSSPNLQTFALSYFYQESIYNDARNKSDYFRSISGRFGKHQGIQGGLMLYGIGTMLLLSATFYALGLDSETLEVGVAPVKTMPTFVRGIEGQYETESYAKFNMRF
- a CDS encoding ABC transporter permease; its protein translation is MKTLNLLRYGTISLYLVLVIFGILFKSAPTELNLKESFLPPSFDFPFGKDRLGRDVFSMFAYGSLATFLFAFPARVLTLAVASLIGLVSYTNPFFKKNIFSPLSSVFVSLPSLLLALLVVQVFGAGPAPLFLAIVLGDWAQAYETVRAKIDEVSTSGYALAASCFGASKSYVFRAHLLPQAFQILKVLLFTGLPAVVMTLAIFGFLGISAGGSVFGPGLGEQIAFSKDYAQNAPWSLVFPTLGILGLVMTVGGKRS
- a CDS encoding ABC transporter permease subunit; its protein translation is MLEEAKRFLIFAVFLSAISVFFSQLRSLNKEFLEADSGIQVQDSLDKSANTSFVKEYLQFWKGLISFDLGETESGDPVLSHILSRFWPTLHLAGFAVLTGTFFSVFLALVSLLPGWRFLGEVFGFISQLILSTPVFVVSVFLLVFFFLILGWFPPGGYEPGNTAYVILPGIALGSRVFARLFIFAYQLAGTEKKSAYTNVLKARGYSENRILFKHILLKVSPVLLILILLDLSSLLSGAIVVEEIFFFPGIGKSMYHAIRTMDSALLSALLFYSGTVFYILTRVSERVRDGLLGWEAGAA